A genome region from Carya illinoinensis cultivar Pawnee chromosome 2, C.illinoinensisPawnee_v1, whole genome shotgun sequence includes the following:
- the LOC122300467 gene encoding bifunctional 3-dehydroquinate dehydratase/shikimate dehydrogenase, chloroplastic-like isoform X2, giving the protein MESSNVLLASSAALQMGSGGRNNPTLVCAPIMAESVDKMVINMNKAKQGGADLVEIRLDSLKSFNPSDDLKTIIKASPLPTLFTYRPKWEGGQYDGDEKKRLDALRLAMEFGADYIDVELQVACEFNDSIYGRKPEHFKVIVSSHNYHDTPSAEDLGNLVARIQATGADIVKIATTALEIADVARIFQLTVHSQVPIIGIVMGERGFMSRILCPKFGGYLTFGTIELGIVSAPGQPTMKDLLHLYNLRQIGPDTKVFGIIGKPVHHSKSPILYNEAFKSVCFNGVFIPLLVDDIANFLQTYSSTDFAGFSCTIPHKEAALKCCDEVDPVAKSIGAVNCIIRRPTDGKLVGYNTDYVGAISAIEDGLRGSHNGSNTADSPLAGKLFVVIGAGGAGKALAYGAKEKGARVVIANRTYDRARELADTIGGDALSLADLDNFHPEDGMILANSTSIGMQPKVDETPIPKHALRSYSLVFDAVYTPKMTRLLREAEESGANIVSGLEMFIGQAYEQFERFTGLPAPKELFRKVMANY; this is encoded by the exons ATGGAGTCTAGCAACGTTCTG cTTGCTTCTTCTGCTGCCCTGCAAATGGGAAGTGGAGGGAGGAATAATCCAACTCTAGTCTGTGCTCCTATAATGGCGGAATCCGTGGATAAGATGGTGATTAATATGAACAAGGCGAAACAAGGTGGTGCTGACCTTGTAGAGATCCGATTGGATAGTTTGAAGAGCTTCAATCCTTCTGATGATCTCAAAACTATTATTAAAGCGTCTCCGTTGCCCACTCTATTCACTTACAG ACCAAAATGGGAAGGTGGTCAGTATGATGGTGATGAAAAGAAGCGATTGGATGCCCTTCGATTAGCCATGGAGTTTGGAGCTGATTACATTGATGTTGAGCTCCAG GTTGCCTGTGAGTTCAATGATTCcatttatggaaggaagccTGAACATTTCAAAGTCATTGTATCTTCTCACAATTATCATGACACTCCATCTGCGGAGGATCTTGGCAACCTTGTGGCAAGAATACAAGCAACTGGTGCTGACATAGTGAAGATTGCAACAACGGCATTGGAGATTGCTGATGTGGCACGCATTTTCCAATTAACTGTGCATTCTCAA GTTCCAATTATAGGAATTGTTATGGGTGAGAGAGGTTTTATGTCGCGGATACTATGCCCAAAATTTGGTGGGTATCTCACGTTTGGTACCATTGAGTTGGGAATAGTTTCTGCCCCTGGTCAACCAACAATGAAGGATCTTTTACATCTATACAACCTCAGACAGATAGGACCAGATACAAAAGTGTTTGGCATAATTGGGAAGCCTGTTCACCACAGCAAATCACCTATTTTATACAATGAAGCATTCAAGTCAGTTTGTTTCAATGGAGTTTTTATTCCTCTCTTGGTGGATGACATTGCAAATTTTCTTCAAACCTACTCATCCACAGATTTTGCTGGATTTAG TTGTACAATCCCTCACAAGGAGGCCGCTCTAAAGTGCTGTGATGAGGTCGATCCAGTTGCAAAG TCAATAGGAGCTGTGAATTGCATTATAAGGAGACCCACCGATGGGAAGTTAGTTGGTTACAATACTGATTATGTTGGTGCAATTTCTGCTATTGAAGATGGACTGCGAG GTTCTCATAATGGTAGCAATACTGCTGATTCACCCTTAGCTGGTAAGTTGTTTGTGGTCATTGGTGCTGGAGGAGCTGGCAAGGCGCTTGCTTATGGGGCAAAAGAAAAGGGAGCCAGGGTTGTGATTGCCAATCGCACTTATG ATCGAGCCAGAGAACTTGCCGATACCATTGGAGGAGATGCTTTATCTCTTGCCGATCTAGATAATTTCCACCCAGAGGATGGTATGATTCTTGCAAACTCAACATCCATTGGAATGCAACCAAAAGTTGATGAAACGCCCATTCCTAAG CATGCTCTGAGATCATACTCATTAGTTTTTGATGCTGTTTACACCCCCAAAATGACTAGACTTTTGAGGGAAGCAGAAGAATCTGGAGCCAATATTGTTTCAGGGTTGGAAATGTTCATAGGACAGGCATATGAGCAGTTTGAGAGGTTCACTGGGTTGCCCG CACCAAAGGAGCTATTTAGAAAAGTTATGGCCAATTACTAG
- the LOC122300467 gene encoding bifunctional 3-dehydroquinate dehydratase/shikimate dehydrogenase, chloroplastic-like isoform X1 — protein MESSNVLVPLTLASSAALQMGSGGRNNPTLVCAPIMAESVDKMVINMNKAKQGGADLVEIRLDSLKSFNPSDDLKTIIKASPLPTLFTYRPKWEGGQYDGDEKKRLDALRLAMEFGADYIDVELQVACEFNDSIYGRKPEHFKVIVSSHNYHDTPSAEDLGNLVARIQATGADIVKIATTALEIADVARIFQLTVHSQVPIIGIVMGERGFMSRILCPKFGGYLTFGTIELGIVSAPGQPTMKDLLHLYNLRQIGPDTKVFGIIGKPVHHSKSPILYNEAFKSVCFNGVFIPLLVDDIANFLQTYSSTDFAGFSCTIPHKEAALKCCDEVDPVAKSIGAVNCIIRRPTDGKLVGYNTDYVGAISAIEDGLRGSHNGSNTADSPLAGKLFVVIGAGGAGKALAYGAKEKGARVVIANRTYDRARELADTIGGDALSLADLDNFHPEDGMILANSTSIGMQPKVDETPIPKHALRSYSLVFDAVYTPKMTRLLREAEESGANIVSGLEMFIGQAYEQFERFTGLPAPKELFRKVMANY, from the exons ATGGAGTCTAGCAACGTTCTGGTACCACTTACT cTTGCTTCTTCTGCTGCCCTGCAAATGGGAAGTGGAGGGAGGAATAATCCAACTCTAGTCTGTGCTCCTATAATGGCGGAATCCGTGGATAAGATGGTGATTAATATGAACAAGGCGAAACAAGGTGGTGCTGACCTTGTAGAGATCCGATTGGATAGTTTGAAGAGCTTCAATCCTTCTGATGATCTCAAAACTATTATTAAAGCGTCTCCGTTGCCCACTCTATTCACTTACAG ACCAAAATGGGAAGGTGGTCAGTATGATGGTGATGAAAAGAAGCGATTGGATGCCCTTCGATTAGCCATGGAGTTTGGAGCTGATTACATTGATGTTGAGCTCCAG GTTGCCTGTGAGTTCAATGATTCcatttatggaaggaagccTGAACATTTCAAAGTCATTGTATCTTCTCACAATTATCATGACACTCCATCTGCGGAGGATCTTGGCAACCTTGTGGCAAGAATACAAGCAACTGGTGCTGACATAGTGAAGATTGCAACAACGGCATTGGAGATTGCTGATGTGGCACGCATTTTCCAATTAACTGTGCATTCTCAA GTTCCAATTATAGGAATTGTTATGGGTGAGAGAGGTTTTATGTCGCGGATACTATGCCCAAAATTTGGTGGGTATCTCACGTTTGGTACCATTGAGTTGGGAATAGTTTCTGCCCCTGGTCAACCAACAATGAAGGATCTTTTACATCTATACAACCTCAGACAGATAGGACCAGATACAAAAGTGTTTGGCATAATTGGGAAGCCTGTTCACCACAGCAAATCACCTATTTTATACAATGAAGCATTCAAGTCAGTTTGTTTCAATGGAGTTTTTATTCCTCTCTTGGTGGATGACATTGCAAATTTTCTTCAAACCTACTCATCCACAGATTTTGCTGGATTTAG TTGTACAATCCCTCACAAGGAGGCCGCTCTAAAGTGCTGTGATGAGGTCGATCCAGTTGCAAAG TCAATAGGAGCTGTGAATTGCATTATAAGGAGACCCACCGATGGGAAGTTAGTTGGTTACAATACTGATTATGTTGGTGCAATTTCTGCTATTGAAGATGGACTGCGAG GTTCTCATAATGGTAGCAATACTGCTGATTCACCCTTAGCTGGTAAGTTGTTTGTGGTCATTGGTGCTGGAGGAGCTGGCAAGGCGCTTGCTTATGGGGCAAAAGAAAAGGGAGCCAGGGTTGTGATTGCCAATCGCACTTATG ATCGAGCCAGAGAACTTGCCGATACCATTGGAGGAGATGCTTTATCTCTTGCCGATCTAGATAATTTCCACCCAGAGGATGGTATGATTCTTGCAAACTCAACATCCATTGGAATGCAACCAAAAGTTGATGAAACGCCCATTCCTAAG CATGCTCTGAGATCATACTCATTAGTTTTTGATGCTGTTTACACCCCCAAAATGACTAGACTTTTGAGGGAAGCAGAAGAATCTGGAGCCAATATTGTTTCAGGGTTGGAAATGTTCATAGGACAGGCATATGAGCAGTTTGAGAGGTTCACTGGGTTGCCCG CACCAAAGGAGCTATTTAGAAAAGTTATGGCCAATTACTAG